The following are encoded in a window of Panicum virgatum strain AP13 chromosome 5N, P.virgatum_v5, whole genome shotgun sequence genomic DNA:
- the LOC120676291 gene encoding endochitinase B-like produces MANSPTPTTMVLAVMTVGLTTLLIAAGPAAAQNCGCQPDVCCSKYGYCGTTSAYCGEGCRSGPCQGSSGGGGGAPSGGASVASVVTSSFFNGIKSHAGRWCEGLGFYTLGAFLEAAGAYPGFAREGSEADGKREIAAFFAHVTHETGHMCYINEVRPTSNYCVQGDVQWPCYPGQGYFGRGPLQLSWNFNYGAAGRSIGFDGLKDPDTVAQDPVVSFKSALWFWMTNMQRLMPQGFGATIRPINGANECHGGKNTAEMTARVRFYVQYCNQFGVDPGNNLYC; encoded by the exons ATGGCAAACTCACCAACGCCGACGACCATGGTTCTAGCGGTCATGACTGTCGGCCTGACGACACTCCTCATCGCCGCCGGCCCTGCGGCCGCGCAGAATTGCGGCTGCCAGCCAGACGTCTGCTGCAGCAAGTACGGATACTGCGGCACCACCAGCGCCTACTGCGGTGAGGGGTGCAGGTCGGGCCCGTGCCAGGGgtcgtcgggcggcggcggcggcgccccgagTGGCGGTGCGTCCGTGGCGAGCGTCGTCACCAGCTCGTTCTTCAACGGCATCAAGTCTCACGCCGGGAGATGGTGCGAGGGCTTAGGCTTCTACACGCTAGGCGCCTTCCTGGAGGCTGCCGGCGCGTACCCGGGGTTCGCGCGTGAGGGCTCGGAGGCCGACGGCAAGCGTGAGATCGCCGCCTTCTTCGCGCACGTCACGCACGAGACCGGAC ATATGTGCTACATCAACGAGGTTCGGCCGACCTCGAACTACTGCGTCCAGGGTGACGTGCAGTGGCCGTGCTACCCAGGGCAGGGGTACTTCGGCCGGGGGCCGCTGCAGCTGTCGTGGAACTTCAACTacggggcggcggggaggagcatCGGCTTCGACGGGCTGAAGGACCCGGACACGGTGGCGCAGGACCCCGTGGTGTCGTTCAAGTCGGCGCTCTGGTTCTGGATGACCAACATGCAGCGGCTGATGCCCCAGGGGTTCGGTGCCACCATCAGGCCCATCAACGGCGCCAACGAGTGCCATGGCGGGAAGAACACCGCCGAAATGACAGCGCGGGTGCGCTTCTACGTGCAGTACTGCAACCAGTTCGGCGTCGACCCGGGGAACAACCTCTATTGCTAG
- the LOC120673549 gene encoding AMSH-like ubiquitin thioesterase 3, with protein MGPPQPARGGPINIEACARPIAVDNRISLPYYFRIAGSLLRQANIYRNEKNILDLYVILLRYSSLLCETIPKHRDFHAFKLREKAFFDKLSDVIKELESLKPVVQRQVAEHNRGGTVESNTNSLNGTYATTHRIEQHTPSLYTPQTFVRSANGALQKSFQIGRQVPSLPSVQQDRQMHKQFMNLPYPSEETLARHSILGPNGLHGRWNVPITGIKVQYPNNFELTQGDMTSLVPSILNQDGSLGPSTAPPDSSTNDNEDMKSVLSLDDGRWSVPAEGRTPIPFANMEEELFQLNIKQPSPPPVLAEVQRPISPSRVADPTPGLPTSGTARFQNFHVPIKLMECFLRVAESNTKRSLETCGVLAGTLKNRTFYVTTLIIPKQKSTSNTCEATNEEELFEVQDSGSLFTLGWIHTHPTQSCFLSSIDLHNHYSYQVMLPEAIAIVMAPTDTTRKHGIFHLTDPGGMGVIHDCQERGFHPHKAPLDGSPIYEQCSHVYMDTDIKFDMIDLRER; from the exons ATGGGCCCGCCGCAGCCAGCCAGGGGCGGCCCTATCAACATCGAGGCGTGCGCGCGGCCGATCGCCGTCGACAACCGCATCAGCCTCCCCTACTACTTCCGCATCGCGGGCAGCCTCCTCCGACAG GCTAATATATATCGGAACGAGAAAAACATCCTCGACCTGTATGTAATCCTGCTGAGATACTCGAG TTTGTTGTGCGAGACGATACCGAAGCATCGCGATTTCCATGCCTTCAAGTTGAGAGAAAAGGCGTTTTTTGAT AAACTTAGTGATGTTATCAAAGAGCTTGAGTCATTGAAGCCAGTTGTGCAGCGGCAGGTTGCCGAGCATAACAGAGGAGGTACTGTGGAATCTAATACTAATAGTCTAAATGGAACCTATGCTACAACTCATAGGATAGAGCAGCATACCCCAAGCTTGTATACTCCACAG ACATTTGTACGTAGCGCTAATGGAGCACTGCAAAAGTCCTTCCAAATTGGGAGACAAGTGCCATCATTACCCAGTGTCCAACAAGATAGGCAGATGCATAAACA ATTTATGAACCTGCCTTATCCAAGTGAAGAAACACTAGCTAGACATTCCATATTAGGACCTAATGGTCTTCATGGCCGATGGAATGTGCCTATTACAGGAATTAAG GTTCAATATCCAAACAATTTTGAATTAACACAAGGTGATATGACAAG TTTAGTGCCATCCATCTTGAACCAAGATGGTTCACTTGGTCCCAGTACAGCACCTCCAGATAGCTCCACAAATGACAATGAAGATATGAAATCTGTCCTCTCTCTTGATGATGGTCGATGGTCTGTACCAGCAGAAGGACGAACGCCAATTCCTTTTGCTAATATGGAAGAAGAGTTGTTCCAATTGAATATCAAACAGCCTTCTCCTCCACCAGTCCTGGCAGAGGTACAAAGACCTATTTCTCCATCAAGAGTTGCTGATCCAACACCAGGACTTCCGACCTCAGGAACCGCCCGTTTTCAGAACTTTCATGTT CCGATCAAGTTGATGGAGTGCTTTCTAAGGGTTGCTGAATCAAACACCAAAAGAAGCCTAGAAACTTGTGGTGTTCTTGCTGGTACCCTG AAAAACAGAACTTTTTATGTGACAACATTAATTATTCCAAAGCAGAAATCGACATCTAATACG tgtGAAGCTACAAATGAAGAAGAACTATTTGAAGTTCAGGACTCAGGCTCACTTTTCACTCTTGGTTGGATTCAT ACACATCCAACACAGTCCTGCTTCCTGTCTTCCATTGATCTCCACAATCATTATTCTTATCAG GTCATGCTACCTGAAGCAATTGCAATAGTTATGGCACCTACTGACACAACAAG AAAACATGGTATATTTCATCTCACGGATCCAGGTGGTATGGGTGTGATCCATGATTGCCAAGAGAGAGGTTTCCATCCTCATAAGGCACCTCTGGATGGCTCGCCAATTTATGAGCAGTGCTCCCATGTCTACATGGACACCGATATAAAGTTTGACATGATTGATCTCCGAGAACGATGA
- the LOC120672634 gene encoding uncharacterized protein LOC120672634 isoform X2 has product MRNNQSLQIKKVQVRKTLAHKEAMAKGKAKADTVAPSRERSLNWHEDQSKYMLERCIEYLKKQHIGFKFKKAHLMLCANELNKKFAMGVTVDQVDRHYRYHKENWKYIATALRNSGNTFDETRCMVTISESEKAELTDRARRLLAKPIKFFYEMRELFIGSNVDGSLAMDQNTCMDADDCSDSDDSRELIDLNCYTQPEELEGEDSDTLPTPTRNATFSDSTDHFERKRPRANNSLREEASKMARKKEPFCRFH; this is encoded by the exons CCATGGCCAAGGGGAAGGCTAAGGCTGATACTGTTGCACCCTCTCGTGAGAGGTCCTTAAATTGGCATGAGGATCAATCAAAGTACATGCTAGAGCGGTGTATTGAGTATTTGAAAAAACAGCATAtaggatttaaattcaagaaaGCACATCTCATGTTGTGTGCTAATGAGTTAAACAAGAAGTTTGCTATGGGGGTGACCGTTGATCAAGTGGACCGTCACTATAGGTACCACAAAGAAAATTGGAAGTACATTGCAACAGCTTTGAGGAATAGTGGCAACACATTTGATGAAACCAGATGCATGGTGACTATTTCAGAATCTGAAAAAGCAGAATTAACT GACAGAGCGAGACGCCTGCTTGCTAAGCCCATCAAGTTCTTCTATGAGATGAGAGAACTATTCATAGGATCCAATGTTGATGGATCTTTGGCTATGGACCAGAACACATGCATGGATGCTGATGATTGCTCAGATAGTGATGATTCAAGAGAACTAATTGACCTCAATTGCTACACACAGCCTGAAGAGCTAGAAGGTGAGGATTCAGACACTTTGCCAACTCCAACCAGAAATGCTACATTTTCAGATTC CACTGATCACTTCGAGAGGAAGCGTCCAAGAGCCAATAACTCACTTCGAGAGGAAGCGTCCAAGATGGCAAGAAAAAAAGAGCCGTTTTGCAGATTCCACTGA